Proteins encoded within one genomic window of Synechococcus sp. PCC 7335:
- the csaB gene encoding polysaccharide pyruvyl transferase CsaB produces MQALLCGYYGMGNGGDEALLAALLQMLPDQVTPIVLSGNPIETQERYGVEAVPRKSLRAVFLALWRADAFIWGGGSLMQDASSVLNPLYYAGLMLLAQLMGKRTIAWAQGIGPLNHWTSRLLTRLALMRCEAVSVRDRNSAALLSSWKRSCLLAPDPVWALDYEPVKGLWDLPAPRVVVALRPHSQLSVSRLDAISQALERFQRATGVCLLLVPFQPSRDLAIAEHIASHLSGPHYIYRLDQPRQIKGLFRGVEMTVGMRFHALVMSAAEGCRSFAISYDPKVDALAQSLDLPGWDLSAHPTVLPLIPEDPSRLAKALLDCYANGEMLSPDQIQSRIDRALMHRDLLLDALIKRSV; encoded by the coding sequence ATGCAAGCGTTGCTGTGCGGTTATTACGGGATGGGAAATGGGGGCGACGAGGCCCTGCTAGCTGCGCTGTTGCAAATGCTGCCTGACCAAGTCACTCCGATTGTGCTTTCAGGAAATCCAATCGAGACTCAGGAACGCTATGGCGTAGAGGCAGTTCCTCGTAAATCCCTAAGGGCGGTGTTCCTAGCGTTGTGGCGAGCAGACGCGTTCATTTGGGGAGGCGGTAGTCTGATGCAGGATGCTAGCAGCGTCCTAAACCCCCTCTATTATGCGGGTCTGATGCTATTAGCTCAGCTGATGGGAAAGCGAACAATTGCTTGGGCGCAGGGAATTGGGCCTTTGAATCACTGGACAAGCCGATTGCTGACGCGACTGGCGCTGATGCGATGTGAGGCAGTCAGCGTCCGCGATCGCAATTCTGCTGCCTTACTCAGTAGCTGGAAAAGAAGCTGTTTATTAGCACCCGATCCGGTTTGGGCTTTAGATTATGAGCCAGTTAAGGGACTTTGGGACCTGCCCGCCCCGCGCGTAGTCGTTGCGCTGCGGCCACATTCTCAGCTTAGCGTATCGCGGCTAGATGCGATTTCTCAAGCACTCGAGCGGTTTCAAAGGGCAACAGGCGTTTGTCTTTTATTGGTTCCTTTTCAACCCAGCCGAGACTTAGCGATCGCTGAGCATATTGCCTCTCATCTTAGCGGTCCTCACTACATCTACAGACTAGATCAGCCACGACAAATCAAAGGACTCTTTCGTGGCGTAGAGATGACTGTTGGTATGCGCTTTCATGCACTGGTAATGTCTGCAGCGGAAGGCTGCCGCAGTTTTGCAATTAGCTATGACCCCAAAGTAGACGCGCTAGCCCAATCGCTTGATTTACCAGGGTGGGATCTTTCTGCTCATCCTACTGTACTACCACTGATACCAGAAGACCCCAGCCGCCTCGCAAAAGCTCTCTTAGATTGCTATGCCAATGGTGAAATGCTAAGTCCTGACCAAATTCAATCCCGTATCGATCGAGCGCTCATGCACAGAGATTTGTTGTTAGACGCACTGATCAAACGCTCTGTTTGA
- a CDS encoding DUF3593 domain-containing protein — MNKETLFAVSLFPYLGFLWFLTKSKQTPQLALIGFYVLLVFVGITIPAGIYAKQIYGSELANVDWLHGSAEVFLTLSNILVVLGFRQAVIEIKQTRPASSEMHSNGISSTEPK; from the coding sequence ATGAATAAGGAGACTTTGTTCGCTGTATCACTCTTCCCTTATCTAGGTTTTCTCTGGTTTTTGACTAAAAGCAAGCAGACACCACAGCTAGCCCTGATCGGATTCTATGTACTATTGGTCTTTGTCGGTATCACAATTCCGGCTGGGATCTACGCTAAGCAAATTTACGGATCAGAGCTGGCTAACGTAGATTGGCTACACGGCAGCGCTGAAGTGTTCTTGACGCTCTCTAATATTTTGGTAGTGCTGGGATTTCGACAAGCGGTGATTGAGATCAAACAAACTCGTCCTGCGTCTAGCGAAATGCACTCTAACGGAATATCATCTACTGAGCCCAAGTAA
- a CDS encoding DUF2499 domain-containing protein, with translation MHALSIPTWIVHISSVIEWIAAIWFIWQYAEVSGYTAWRSMSFAMTPALVSAMCACTWHFFDNATTLNWLVTVQAAMTVVGNCTVCAAAWWIWRHSLSDENQSAKRQIAPEPKL, from the coding sequence ATGCACGCGCTTTCAATCCCTACTTGGATAGTCCATATCTCTAGCGTCATTGAATGGATCGCGGCTATCTGGTTCATCTGGCAGTACGCCGAGGTCAGTGGCTATACTGCATGGCGTTCAATGTCCTTTGCGATGACACCCGCCCTAGTCAGTGCTATGTGCGCCTGTACCTGGCATTTCTTTGACAATGCTACTACGCTAAATTGGTTAGTGACTGTTCAAGCAGCGATGACTGTTGTCGGCAATTGCACCGTTTGTGCTGCTGCGTGGTGGATTTGGAGACACTCTCTTTCTGACGAAAATCAATCGGCTAAGCGTCAAATTGCACCGGAGCCTAAGCTATGA
- the lipA gene encoding lipoyl synthase codes for MVVKPDWLRVKAPQWERVGNVKGILQDLGLNTVCEEASCPNIGECFNAGTATFLIMGPACTRACPYCDIDFDKSPRQLDPMEPVHLAEAVRRMQLNHVVITSVNRDELPDGGASQFIRCIEETRKVSPNTTIEVLIPDLCGNWEALKTLLLEGQPEVLNHNTETVPRLYKRTRPQGDYQRSLELLKQARAIAPWTYTKSGIMVGLGETDAEVRQVLGDLRAVDCDIVTIGQYLQPSQKHLGVDTFVRPQQFEAWRIAGEEMGFLQVISSPLTRSSYHAEQVQQLMKANPRYKPS; via the coding sequence GTGGTAGTAAAGCCAGATTGGTTACGGGTGAAAGCGCCCCAGTGGGAACGGGTAGGTAACGTCAAGGGAATTTTGCAAGACCTTGGACTTAATACCGTCTGCGAAGAAGCCTCTTGCCCGAATATCGGCGAGTGCTTTAATGCTGGCACCGCGACTTTTTTGATTATGGGCCCGGCCTGTACTCGCGCTTGTCCATACTGTGACATTGATTTTGATAAATCGCCACGGCAATTAGACCCAATGGAGCCGGTGCATTTGGCAGAAGCCGTGCGACGGATGCAGCTAAACCATGTTGTGATTACTTCGGTTAACCGCGATGAGTTGCCAGACGGCGGGGCAAGTCAGTTCATTCGCTGCATAGAAGAAACTCGAAAAGTATCGCCGAACACGACAATAGAAGTCTTGATTCCTGATCTGTGTGGCAACTGGGAGGCGCTCAAAACGCTGCTGCTAGAAGGACAGCCTGAGGTGCTAAACCACAACACAGAGACGGTGCCTCGGTTGTATAAGCGAACGCGGCCTCAAGGAGACTATCAGCGAAGTTTGGAGCTGTTGAAGCAGGCGCGGGCGATCGCTCCTTGGACCTATACCAAATCTGGCATTATGGTCGGCCTTGGCGAGACCGACGCGGAAGTCCGTCAGGTCCTCGGCGATCTTCGCGCTGTAGACTGTGATATTGTCACCATCGGCCAATACCTGCAGCCCAGTCAAAAGCATTTGGGTGTAGACACTTTTGTGCGCCCACAGCAGTTTGAGGCTTGGCGTATCGCTGGTGAAGAAATGGGCTTCTTACAGGTGATCTCTTCCCCGCTGACCCGTAGCTCTTACCATGCAGAACAGGTTCAACAGTTGATGAAAGCTAATCCTCGATACAAGCCTAGCTAA
- a CDS encoding late competence development ComFB family protein, translated as MSSIRSIVEQALQDGYLTPAMEAEVARICDTASELSVEEYTALDQLMSSLLTGEVVAVPRKQFINVMEELVLTEAISQVAQAEGKTDKTLDLGDVAAYALNRLPPLYATTEEGADYQRENARAELTELIAYQVSESVGRSLDQPEFFPERKELQRSEEFGLLGQVNQLLKDYARDFEQAPKVA; from the coding sequence ATGAGTAGCATTAGATCAATAGTCGAGCAAGCACTACAGGATGGCTATTTGACCCCTGCAATGGAAGCTGAAGTCGCACGTATTTGCGATACAGCTTCTGAGCTGTCTGTCGAAGAGTACACAGCGCTTGACCAGTTGATGAGCTCTTTGTTGACCGGCGAAGTCGTTGCGGTCCCTAGAAAGCAATTTATTAACGTGATGGAAGAGCTAGTCCTTACCGAAGCCATCTCTCAAGTTGCCCAAGCTGAAGGTAAGACCGATAAGACATTGGATTTAGGCGATGTTGCGGCCTATGCGCTCAACCGTTTACCGCCTTTGTATGCTACGACCGAGGAAGGCGCTGACTACCAAAGAGAGAACGCTCGCGCTGAGCTAACTGAACTAATCGCTTATCAGGTGTCAGAATCAGTCGGTCGCAGCCTTGATCAGCCTGAGTTCTTTCCCGAGCGCAAAGAACTTCAGCGTAGCGAAGAGTTTGGTTTGTTAGGTCAAGTTAATCAGCTACTAAAAGACTATGCCCGCGATTTCGAACAAGCTCCTAAAGTTGCTTGA
- a CDS encoding VOC family protein, whose translation MSISDHSQSAFVTSAFVTLASVNLEALIEFYVDFLAIAPCPSTSSYAEFQLPGLRLAIFKPQAASSSEFAASSSGAASICLEVADLAAAIARLNAIGHAPSGDIIHASHGKEVYVYDPDGNRLILHQGDASR comes from the coding sequence ATGTCCATTTCTGATCACTCCCAGTCCGCCTTTGTGACTTCTGCTTTTGTGACTTTGGCAAGCGTCAACTTAGAAGCACTTATTGAATTTTATGTTGATTTTCTAGCGATCGCACCTTGTCCGAGCACTTCTAGCTATGCAGAATTTCAGCTGCCTGGCCTTCGTCTAGCAATCTTTAAACCGCAGGCCGCAAGCAGCTCAGAATTTGCGGCTAGTAGTAGCGGCGCAGCAAGCATATGCCTAGAAGTCGCTGACCTAGCAGCGGCGATCGCTCGGCTTAATGCTATTGGTCATGCTCCTTCTGGTGATATTATTCATGCTTCTCACGGGAAAGAAGTCTACGTCTACGACCCAGATGGCAACCGTTTGATTTTGCATCAAGGTGATGCAAGTCGTTAA
- a CDS encoding L,D-transpeptidase, whose protein sequence is MQRQSPITRCFVGLCFGSAMALAALEWRNPFLRPTITPENPSSISDSRLPFSPFRQRELFLDRQSDNVEVAKQSSVTLRLSLSGRYLEVESLGKPTIRYEVAVGQSAWQTPIGSFEVTSMIEQPTWQHPLTKEDIPPGPDNPLGDRWIGFWTDGKAQIGFHGTNQEELIGQAVSHGCVRMRNQDIRDLYRRVDIGTAVEVFQ, encoded by the coding sequence ATGCAAAGACAATCCCCTATCACCCGCTGCTTCGTCGGACTCTGCTTTGGATCAGCAATGGCTTTGGCTGCGTTAGAGTGGCGCAACCCCTTTCTAAGGCCGACTATCACACCTGAGAACCCGTCTAGCATTAGCGATAGTCGACTGCCATTTAGTCCATTTCGACAGCGAGAACTTTTCTTAGACCGTCAGTCTGACAACGTTGAAGTGGCTAAGCAGTCATCAGTTACCCTGCGACTCTCACTGTCAGGTCGATACCTAGAAGTTGAGTCATTGGGTAAACCTACCATCCGATACGAAGTTGCAGTGGGCCAATCTGCTTGGCAGACACCCATTGGTAGCTTTGAGGTCACTAGCATGATTGAGCAGCCAACCTGGCAGCACCCACTGACTAAAGAAGATATTCCACCCGGTCCTGATAATCCGCTAGGCGATCGCTGGATCGGATTTTGGACAGATGGGAAAGCGCAGATTGGATTTCATGGTACCAACCAAGAAGAGCTAATCGGTCAGGCCGTTTCTCATGGATGCGTACGGATGCGTAACCAAGATATTCGAGATCTGTATCGCAGAGTAGATATCGGAACCGCTGTGGAGGTATTTCAGTAG
- a CDS encoding ATP-binding protein: protein MATEFITKTKAAIAQLTDPSLSVEGIDITNCDREPIHIPSAIQPHGIMLVLSDRGNKREWRIVSVSQNSAQHLGISAKSLLDKPLSQLLNHSQIEQVKSCLDRAFEAVNPLQLEIQAASSVQLFTAVVHRSGEFVILELEPTDKKESVTFFDFHSLVKRSLSLIQQTTDLTKLCQVAVEEVQRITGFDRVMVYRFDKDESGTVVAEIKQPDMPSYLGLRYPATDIPKQAKYLYILNLLRLIPDVHYQPVTMVSVPSLETKATPIDMSLSSLRSVSPVHIEYLVNMGVQASMSVSLVQDNQLWGLLVCHHNTPRSVSYERRTTCEFLAQVIALELRAKVENEDADYKLNLKTIQMSLTKALLQSESLEEGLTRDAQNLLSLTSSTGAAFCSKNQIKLIGHTPKLAEIEAMMTWLGSRFEQGSIYHTAALGEAYPPAQTFESTTSGLVALAISRVQRLYVLWFRPEVLQTVSWAGEPGKLTELGDSGEVYLSPRQSFERWQQTVIGRSLPWKECEVEAALELRTAVIGLVLQKADELSQLNSELERSNVELDSFAYIASHDLKEPLRGIHNYSSFLIEDYGNELGEDGVDKLNTLMRLTQRMEDLISSLLHYSRLGRSDLSIATVDLNEVVSEVVELVGMNNPDNVSVEVPRSLPVVECDRIQIAELFTNLITNAIKYNSKAQKRIEVGYSTETTADPGRMVFYIQDNGIGIRKKHIETIFRIFKRLHAANRFGGGTGAGLTISKKIVERHGGQLWVDSVYGEGSTFYFTLEAAKHG, encoded by the coding sequence GTGGCCACAGAGTTCATCACAAAGACCAAAGCAGCGATCGCCCAACTCACTGATCCAAGCCTATCTGTAGAAGGCATTGATATCACTAACTGTGATCGTGAGCCCATCCATATCCCTTCAGCCATTCAGCCTCACGGCATCATGCTGGTGCTAAGTGATAGAGGAAATAAGCGCGAATGGCGAATTGTCAGTGTAAGCCAGAATTCAGCGCAGCACCTAGGTATTTCTGCCAAATCGCTACTCGATAAACCACTCAGTCAGCTGCTAAATCACTCACAGATCGAGCAAGTCAAAAGTTGTTTAGATAGGGCCTTTGAAGCAGTTAACCCACTGCAATTAGAGATTCAAGCCGCTAGTAGCGTTCAATTGTTCACCGCTGTTGTCCATCGCAGCGGTGAATTTGTCATTCTAGAGCTAGAACCTACTGATAAAAAAGAAAGTGTTACTTTCTTTGACTTTCACAGTTTAGTGAAACGCTCCCTTAGCCTTATTCAACAAACAACAGACTTAACCAAGCTATGTCAGGTAGCCGTTGAGGAAGTTCAACGCATTACTGGCTTTGACCGAGTGATGGTTTATAGGTTTGACAAAGATGAATCAGGTACCGTTGTTGCCGAAATCAAGCAGCCCGATATGCCCTCGTATTTAGGGCTGCGTTACCCAGCTACGGATATCCCTAAACAGGCAAAGTATCTCTATATTTTAAACCTATTGCGGCTTATTCCCGACGTCCATTATCAGCCTGTGACAATGGTTAGCGTCCCGTCTTTGGAGACAAAAGCAACACCTATCGATATGAGCCTATCTAGCTTGCGAAGTGTTTCGCCGGTGCACATAGAATATCTCGTCAATATGGGCGTACAGGCATCGATGTCGGTTTCGCTAGTACAGGATAATCAGCTTTGGGGGCTCCTAGTTTGCCATCACAACACGCCTCGAAGTGTGTCTTACGAGCGACGCACCACTTGCGAGTTTCTCGCTCAGGTCATTGCGCTAGAGTTAAGGGCTAAGGTTGAAAACGAAGATGCGGACTACAAGCTTAACCTCAAGACAATCCAGATGAGTCTTACAAAAGCACTCCTGCAAAGTGAAAGTCTAGAAGAAGGATTAACTCGAGATGCCCAAAATCTGTTGTCCTTGACAAGTTCAACAGGTGCTGCATTCTGCAGTAAGAATCAGATCAAGTTGATAGGCCATACACCAAAGCTTGCTGAAATTGAAGCAATGATGACTTGGCTAGGCAGCCGCTTCGAGCAAGGGTCTATCTATCATACGGCTGCGCTAGGAGAAGCTTATCCACCAGCTCAAACATTTGAAAGTACTACAAGCGGACTGGTGGCACTCGCTATCTCAAGGGTGCAGCGGCTGTATGTGCTGTGGTTTCGACCAGAGGTGTTGCAGACGGTTAGCTGGGCAGGTGAACCAGGTAAGCTAACTGAGCTAGGCGATTCTGGTGAAGTCTATCTATCCCCACGTCAGTCTTTTGAACGGTGGCAGCAGACAGTAATCGGGCGATCGCTTCCCTGGAAAGAGTGCGAAGTCGAAGCAGCGCTAGAACTCCGTACCGCAGTCATTGGGTTGGTTTTACAAAAAGCGGATGAACTGTCTCAATTGAACTCAGAGTTGGAGAGAAGCAACGTTGAGCTAGATTCTTTCGCCTATATCGCCTCTCACGATCTTAAAGAGCCACTGCGAGGTATTCACAACTATTCCAGCTTTCTGATCGAAGATTATGGCAATGAGTTAGGTGAAGACGGTGTCGACAAGCTGAACACATTAATGCGGCTGACGCAGCGAATGGAGGACTTAATCAGCTCACTGCTACACTATTCTCGGTTGGGTCGCAGTGATTTGAGTATTGCAACTGTCGATCTTAATGAGGTTGTCAGTGAGGTCGTTGAACTTGTTGGTATGAACAACCCAGACAATGTAAGTGTTGAGGTCCCCCGCTCTCTACCGGTAGTTGAGTGCGATCGCATTCAAATTGCAGAACTCTTCACGAATCTAATTACTAACGCAATAAAGTATAATAGCAAAGCCCAAAAACGTATCGAAGTCGGCTACTCGACAGAGACTACTGCCGATCCTGGCCGGATGGTATTTTACATTCAAGACAACGGTATTGGCATTCGCAAGAAGCATATAGAAACCATCTTTCGAATTTTTAAACGATTGCATGCTGCTAATCGATTTGGTGGAGGCACCGGCGCTGGGCTAACTATCTCTAAAAAGATTGTAGAACGACACGGTGGTCAGCTATGGGTCGATTCAGTCTACGGCGAAGGGAGCACCTTTTATTTCACCCTGGAGGCAGCTAAACATGGCTAG
- a CDS encoding response regulator: MASTNSPYLLVVEDSDEDFEALNRVLGRHCEIEVPLRRCYDGDEALDFLYHKGDYAETETIGPPSLILLDLNMPGSNGREVLQQLKQDEQLRVIPVVVFTTSSNPKDIETCYRHGANSYLIKPMKVQQLKSSVCQLLNYWFGVTTLPETALSATALKRSA; encoded by the coding sequence ATGGCTAGCACCAACAGCCCATATCTACTCGTTGTTGAAGATAGCGACGAAGACTTTGAAGCACTCAACCGTGTCTTGGGCAGGCATTGCGAGATTGAAGTTCCACTTAGGCGCTGCTATGACGGTGACGAAGCCCTAGATTTTCTCTATCACAAAGGCGACTACGCTGAGACAGAAACCATCGGGCCCCCTAGCCTAATCCTATTAGATTTGAACATGCCAGGTTCAAACGGCCGGGAGGTCTTACAGCAACTCAAACAAGACGAACAGCTAAGAGTCATTCCAGTTGTTGTCTTTACTACCTCCTCAAATCCTAAAGATATAGAGACTTGCTATCGGCATGGTGCAAACAGCTACCTAATTAAACCTATGAAGGTTCAGCAGCTTAAGTCATCTGTTTGCCAGCTGCTGAACTATTGGTTCGGAGTAACTACCCTCCCAGAAACAGCATTATCAGCAACTGCACTGAAGCGTAGCGCCTGA
- a CDS encoding ATP-binding protein, with the protein MRASESQFPTRPHSLLSEAQIDKHQVDDCGTAIDKRAMYSEAGQPNPKVYSILIVDDSETDRLTYQRYIQSTSVTTCKTLEADCGEVGLALSQQYVPDLILLDYMLPDLDGLEFIEALNNSATSLPPVIMLTGEGNEKIAVEAMKVGVRDYLVKRELTPQSLSQAIQRVLSQQALEQLVSRQQRQQRLMSATALRISQSVDLEGVLQTTVDGIRELLDCDRAAVYKFKTRLEGTIIAESILPGWTSGLGTKINDTCFQTGDGLLKYLDGYKTVISDIHLSKLTPCHVRMLERFQVKANLVVPIVLIDTDTQEKKVWGLLLAHHCRAAREWLEDELVLLDALAVQIAIAIQKSEFVSAIEARAAELAITNHKLMSTMQQLKERNQELDDFAYIASHDLRAPLRAIASLASWLEEDISDKIPDESKEQIQLIQQRTQRLDSFIVGLLDYSRAGCQTLKREPVDTRALVLEVIESLSPPEKFSIVLPENMPVLNTYKLLMHQVFSNLIGNAIKYHDREDGTIKIDAQDLGGKFSFSVTDDGPGIDPAYHQKIFGLFQTLNNRDTVDSTGIGLSIVKKIVEKQKGSLSVNSATGKGSTFSFTWAQ; encoded by the coding sequence ATGAGAGCTTCAGAGAGTCAGTTCCCTACTCGCCCACATAGCTTGTTATCTGAAGCGCAGATTGACAAGCACCAAGTCGACGACTGTGGTACTGCTATCGATAAGAGAGCTATGTATAGCGAAGCTGGACAGCCTAATCCAAAGGTTTACAGCATTTTGATTGTTGACGATTCAGAAACGGATCGATTAACTTACCAGCGCTACATTCAGTCTACAAGTGTTACCACTTGTAAGACGTTAGAGGCAGATTGCGGCGAGGTAGGCCTGGCACTTTCTCAGCAGTATGTTCCAGATCTGATTTTATTAGACTATATGCTGCCCGATCTTGACGGGTTAGAGTTTATAGAAGCGTTGAACAACTCCGCTACTTCGCTGCCGCCTGTAATCATGCTCACAGGCGAGGGGAACGAGAAAATAGCGGTTGAAGCGATGAAAGTTGGCGTTCGTGACTATCTAGTCAAACGTGAGCTGACACCGCAGTCTCTTTCACAGGCGATACAGCGCGTGTTGAGTCAGCAGGCGCTTGAGCAATTAGTTAGCAGACAGCAGCGGCAGCAGCGACTAATGTCTGCGACAGCACTTCGAATTAGCCAGTCGGTGGATTTAGAGGGCGTTTTGCAGACGACTGTCGATGGTATCCGCGAGCTTTTGGACTGTGATCGCGCTGCCGTATACAAGTTCAAGACCAGACTAGAGGGCACTATCATTGCCGAGTCCATTTTGCCCGGTTGGACGTCCGGGCTAGGGACCAAAATCAACGATACCTGCTTTCAGACTGGCGACGGGCTCTTAAAGTATCTCGACGGATACAAGACGGTTATTAGTGATATTCATCTTTCAAAACTAACGCCTTGCCACGTCCGAATGCTAGAGCGATTTCAGGTGAAGGCAAATTTGGTGGTGCCGATTGTGCTAATCGATACTGACACTCAGGAAAAGAAAGTCTGGGGACTGCTATTAGCTCATCATTGCCGGGCGGCGCGTGAGTGGTTGGAAGATGAATTGGTACTGCTCGATGCGCTAGCTGTACAGATTGCGATCGCGATTCAGAAAAGTGAGTTTGTCTCTGCAATCGAGGCGAGGGCTGCTGAGCTGGCGATCACCAACCACAAACTCATGAGCACGATGCAGCAGCTAAAGGAGCGCAACCAAGAGCTAGATGACTTTGCTTATATTGCCTCTCACGATCTACGAGCCCCCTTAAGAGCAATTGCTAGCCTTGCTAGCTGGCTAGAAGAAGACATTTCAGACAAAATTCCTGATGAAAGTAAGGAGCAAATTCAGCTGATCCAACAAAGGACGCAGCGACTAGATAGCTTCATCGTAGGTCTGTTGGACTACTCAAGAGCAGGCTGTCAAACATTAAAAAGAGAGCCTGTCGACACTCGTGCCCTCGTTCTCGAGGTGATAGAATCGCTGTCACCGCCTGAGAAGTTCTCCATAGTACTACCTGAGAACATGCCTGTGCTCAACACATACAAGCTCTTGATGCACCAAGTCTTTAGTAATCTAATTGGTAACGCTATTAAGTATCACGATAGAGAAGATGGCACTATCAAGATTGACGCTCAAGACCTTGGTGGAAAGTTCTCATTTTCAGTCACAGACGATGGTCCGGGTATTGATCCGGCCTATCATCAAAAAATATTTGGTCTATTCCAGACGCTAAATAACCGCGATACTGTAGATAGTACCGGTATTGGCCTTAGCATTGTCAAAAAGATTGTTGAAAAACAAAAAGGTAGCCTATCTGTAAACTCAGCTACCGGCAAGGGCAGCACTTTCTCATTTACTTGGGCTCAGTAG